In one window of Vigna radiata var. radiata cultivar VC1973A unplaced genomic scaffold, Vradiata_ver6 scaffold_293, whole genome shotgun sequence DNA:
- the LOC106779009 gene encoding uncharacterized protein At4g28440 produces MADSKPGLRKPVFTKVEQLRPGTSGHTLTVKVVNVKMVMQKGRSDGPQSRQMRIAECLVGDETGMIIFTARNDQVDLMKEGSTVILRNAKIDMFKGSMRLAVDKWGRVEVTDAASFTVKEDNNLSLIEYELVNVVVE; encoded by the exons ATGGCAGATTCAAAACCAGGATTGAGGAAGCCCGTGTTCACCAAGGTTGAACAGCTTCGCCCAGGAACGAGTGGGCACACTTTAACCGTGAAGGTGGTCAATGTTAAGATGGTGATGCAGAAAGGTCGCTCCGATGGTCCTCAATCCCGTCAAATGCGAATTGCTGAATGTTTGGTTGGTGATGAGACTGGAATGATCATATTTACTGCCAGAAATGATCAAG TGGATTTGATGAAAGAGGGCTCTACTGTGATCCTTCGTAATGCGAAAATTGACATGTTCAAAGGATCAATGCGACTTGCTGTGGACAAGTGGGGCCGTGTTGAAGTCACAGATGCTGCTAGTTTCACTGTGAAGGAGGATAATAACTTGTCTCTTATTGAGTACGAACTGGTGAATGTTGTTGTGGAATAA